TTCAATTTAAGATTGGAactctttattttttccttttcaaaagtGAATTACCACTATAAGGCCAATAAGTCACGCCTTCAAAGAAAGACCCTTTTTTCGGTGACAGAAACAGTTAGGTTTTATGCACAACCAACCCCAATTAAACGTATcttttgaattgacttatttgagcttataactGTTGAGTATTGCTCATATATACAGCAATGAGGGACAAGGGGCGGAGAAGGAGCAAAGCTAGTGGAGCATTGTGAAACTCCCTCTGCTCCTGCCCTTGAGTTTGGCCCAAACGTGTGTTAGTCCCAATTGTTGTTCGCCTCTTGCAGTACGGTTCAGGTGTATTATTGTAAAGTGTAAACTGAACCAAAGtactatatatatttgttataacattgtaaaccctaatttatgacaaaaataaatggaaCTATAACTGTTCTATAGTCGCATAGGTAGGCATCATAGGCCAACAAAACTGTGTCTCATTgtctttcaatttttgttttttcttatacttgTATATCGGTTGTTGTTCTAACAATAACATAAGCACTTTTAAGTCTATTTGAGAAAGCTTATCCATAAGTTGTCTTCAGCTCATTGATATAAGCGGCCTGTTTGGATTAggttatttgagcttatctactagcataagcACTAGTGCAATTGTGGGGgtgcttatggaaacaacttataattatTTTCAGCTTATATCATTAAACTCTTGAGAACAGCTTACTAAAAAACTAATAGTCTATTTATATTGAAacaaatttgactttattttatcgaCTTGTACATAATGTATAAGCCCTTATATGATAAgcgtttatgctataagctgataattaaactgtttatccaaacaagttCAAGATCTTCATGACGAAAACaagttataacttatatgaaaatagtgtTAAGTTAAGAGTGGGAGGGAACCTGTTCATAAGGCAATGCAACAGCAGAGAGATCCTTCAAAGAAACACCAAAATCCAATCTAGCAAATACGAAAAGTCCCAAAGCTGCTAAAGTAGAAACAATAGCGATTTTTCTATTGATATCTTTACTTGGCAATTGAGGAAGACTAGTTGAATCAACGGCTGAAGTTGTCGTCGGTTTACTGCTACTAGTGCTAGGCTCAACCACCACTTTTATTTCCTGAGGCTgataaaaatcattaattaattaaaaacgaAGTTAATCaatgaaacaaaattaataatagtGGAAATGATTTTTTACCGGTGTTGTTGAGGTAGTGTTATCTTTTTCGTTATGGTTTGGGTCTGTTTGGGAAGCTAAGGTGAGGAATTTGATGTGGCGGTGACGAGGAGGATATAGGGTGAACTGTTGAGAAGGTTGAAGATGGAGGCATGGTTGGAATCTATGAAAACCGATTGGATTTAAAGATAGACGAGCCATGTCCACGGGGTGTTCAAAACAAATATCTTTGGTTGCTTGGTGAAGGAAGTAGCAGTAAGCAAGACATAACTTGCACTTCATTCCAACTGCCACCGCTAATAAGAAAAAACagatattttctttcaaaaaaaatggaaaaaggaTATATATTatccatttatttaatttaggaTGGATAAAAAGGAGTATTTAAATacaagcaaaattgactttttagattcattcatttaagtATGTTTTAAGTATATACACACTTTCTTTCACACAAAAAAGTACCGCCTCCGTTATTTAAACtcttgaaattttaattttatattcaatGTGGGTTTTTTTAACTCGTGTCTTAAAGGTACAAGTTAAGAagttagaaaaataattaatcaataaacgcacaagttaaaaagataaaattgaaatgttttaaaattaagaatacatattttttaagattttatttttacttttgatttcTTATCTTGTGTCTTAATGGCACAAGTTACCATTTTGGAGAAATGTTTGCGTCAGACATGTATGAGATACCTTGGCAAATATGTGTGAATGCATGTTAAAGAAAtgaggtgtgttatttgaacaaccatttgatagacaacttatttgacaaccataaatttacaaagGAAAAGTAGGTTTTggcacgaaaatcaaagcaatagagagataaagtaaaaacatatgtgagtatgagagagaaagttgtcacaaaaattattataaaatggttgtacaaatatcatttctctaaagaAATTCCACAATTCGTATTTCTTAAACCACCCTTCCTTCTTCCTCCTCACAGAAGCTAGCTTGTCTTCTCACCTTAGCATCGAGTCTCCTCCTTTCGTCCCTCGCAT
Above is a genomic segment from Medicago truncatula cultivar Jemalong A17 chromosome 5, MtrunA17r5.0-ANR, whole genome shotgun sequence containing:
- the LOC11416547 gene encoding thioredoxin-like protein HCF164, chloroplastic isoform X2 — encoded protein: MKCKLCLAYCYFLHQATKDICFEHPVDMARLSLNPIGFHRFQPCLHLQPSQQFTLYPPRHRHIKFLTLASQTDPNHNEKDNTTSTTPEIKVVVEPSTSSSKPTTTSAVDSTSLPQLPSKDINRKIAIVSTLAALGLFVFARLDFGVSLKDLSAVALPYEQALSNGKPTVVEFYADWCEVCRELAPDVYKIEQQYKNKVNFVMLNVDNTKWEQELDEFGVEGIPHFAFLDKEGNEEGNVVGRLPRQYLLENVDALARGETSVPHARVVGQYSSAEARKVHQVVDPRSHG
- the LOC11416547 gene encoding thioredoxin-like protein HCF164, chloroplastic isoform X1, producing MKCKLCLAYCYFLHQATKDICFEHPVDMARLSLNPIGFHRFQPCLHLQPSQQFTLYPPRHRHIKFLTLASQTDPNHNEKDNTTSTTPPQEIKVVVEPSTSSSKPTTTSAVDSTSLPQLPSKDINRKIAIVSTLAALGLFVFARLDFGVSLKDLSAVALPYEQALSNGKPTVVEFYADWCEVCRELAPDVYKIEQQYKNKVNFVMLNVDNTKWEQELDEFGVEGIPHFAFLDKEGNEEGNVVGRLPRQYLLENVDALARGETSVPHARVVGQYSSAEARKVHQVVDPRSHG